From one Anguilla rostrata isolate EN2019 chromosome 12, ASM1855537v3, whole genome shotgun sequence genomic stretch:
- the serpinh1b gene encoding serpin H1b — MRATNMAALCLLAILAGLAAGEEGKLSSHATALADNSANLAFNLYHNVAKEKDLENIAISPVVVASSLGLVALGGKASTASQVKTVLAAGAVKDEHLHAGLAELLTEVSNSTARNVTWKISGRLYGPSSVNFADDFVKSSKKHYNYEHSKINFRDKRSALKSINEWAAKSTDGKLPEVTKDVDKTDGAMIVNAMFFKPHWDERFHHKMVDNRAFLVTRSFTISVPMMHRTGLYHFHEDTENKLYVLNMPLAHKKSSMILIMPYHVEPLERLEKLLTPKQLDTWLSKTEERAVAVSLPKVSMEVSHNLQKNLAELGLTEAVDKAKADLSNISGKKDLYLANVFHASALEWDTEGNPFDTSIFGSDKLKNPKLFYADHPFIFVVKDNKTNSILFIGRLMRPKGDKMRDEL; from the exons ATGCGGGCGACGAACATGGCGGCTCTGTGCCTACTGGCGATCTTGGCGGGACTGGCGGCCGGGGAGGAAGGGAAGCTGAGCAGCCACGCCACCGCCCTGGCGGACAACAGCGCCAACCTGGCGTTCAACCTCTACCACAACGTGGCCAAGGAGAAGGACCTGGAGAACATCGCCATCTCCCCCGTGGTGGTGGCCTCCTCCCTGGGCCTGGTGGCTCTGGGCGGGAAGGCCTCCACGGCCTCGCAGGTGAAGACGGTGCTCGCCGCCGGCGCGGTCAAGGACGAGCACCTGCACGCCGGCCTGGCCGAGCTCCTGACCGAGGTCAGCAATTCCACCGCCCGCAACGTCACCTGGAAGATCAGCGGCCGCCTGTACGGGCCCAGCTCCGTCAACTTCGCCGACGACTTCGTGAAGAGCAGCAAGAAGCACTACAACTACGAGCACTCCAAGATCAACTTCCGCGACAAGCGCAGCGCCCTCAAGTCCATCAACGAGTGGGCGGCCAAGTCCACCGACGGAAAGCTGCCCGAGGTCACCAAGGACGTGGACAAGACCGATGGCGCCATGATCGTCAACGCCATGTTCTTCAAGC CTCACTGGGACGAGAGGTTTCACCACAAGATGGTGGACAACCGTGCCTTCCTCGTCACCCGGTCCTTCACCATTTCagttcccatgatgcaccgTACAG GCCTGTACCACTTCCACGAGGACACTGAGAACAAGCTGTACGTGCTGAACATGCCGCTGGCCCACAAGAAGTCCAGCATGATCCTGATCATGCCCTACCACGTGGAGCCCCTGGAACGCCTGGAGAAGCTGCTCACCCCCAAACAGCTGGACACCTGGCTGAGCAAAACGGAGGAGCGGGCGGTGGCCGTGTCTCTGCCGAAGGTCAGCATGGAGGTCAGCCACAACCTGCAG AAAAACCTCGCAGAGCTGGGTCTGACCGAGGCTGTGGACAAGGCCAAGGCCGACCTGTCAAACATCTCGGGTAAGAAGGACCTTTACCTGGCCAACGTCTTCCACGCCTCGGCCCTGGAGTGGGACACCGAGGGAAACCCGTTCGACACCAGCATCTTCGGCTCGGACAAGCTGAAGAACCCCAAGCTGTTCTACGCCGACCACCCCTTCATCTTCGTGGTGAAGGACAACAAGACCAACTCCATCCTCTTCATCGGCAGGCTCATGCGGCCCAAGGGCGACAAGATGAGGGACGAGTTATAG
- the gucy2f gene encoding retinal guanylyl cyclase 2 → MPHIALQFRGFRWDSWKYFRCPVLRNKRQSARLPSYRCTLWVVLGALVFTSGVQCQVFKVGVLGPWRCDRLYSKALPAVAAQLAVQRVKNDPSLDLGDGLDFIVLQETCETSKALAKFVQLENASEAFVGPANPGYCAAASLFARNWGKPMFSWACLDYQLDRSQGYTAIAQTLPSAMRVLFSVLRYFGWAKIGIISSREEIWMDTATELGNSLRSAGLPVRLVSSVGENSTEMENTLRKIQQTGNIKVIIMCMQSVLIGGEQEAAFLLKANEMGLTAGSHVFLPYDTLLYSLPYANVTYRRLENDSALRQAYDAVLTVTVASDIASFTDAFDAAQRSREIPASYDPQQVSPIFGTVYNSIYLVAKATDSARRAGQSLSVSNLAFCMQNLTFAGFNQNVRTDGLGNVLTDYVVLDTDGLSGQLYRTHRVDLGAGTLFVTGPPVHFPQGSPPPQDSRCWFNIYILCVGGVDLTSIIVAFVVIAVLVVISIGLAFIIRRRLQRIQLFKGPNRILLTLEDLTFINPQHSKRQVTIEDLSDSKSALEGKSRGRSHSMNSAATATHETSNVAVYEGDWVWLKKFQEGQFREIKSSSTKIFTKMRDLRNENVNPFLGLFADAGVFAVVTEHCSRGSLRDLLENSDVKLDWMFKSSLLLDLIKGMKYLHHRAFAHGRLTSRNCVVDGRFVLKITDYGVSELLESQKTARVVPPPAELFWTAPELLRDLENSERGTLKGDVYSFAIILQEVVVRGLPYCMLGLNAAEIIRKVKKPPPMCRPTVAPDQAPLECIQLMKQCWSEQPDRRPAFNEIFNQFKIINKGKKTNIIDSMLRMLEQYSSNLEELIRERTEELEVEKQRTEKLLSEMLPPSVAHALKTGGVVEPEYFDQVTIYFSDIVGFTTISSLSDPIEVVDLLNDLYSLFDAVLANHDVYKVETIGDAYMVASGLPKRNGNKHAAEVANMSLNILSAVGSFKMRHMPEVPVRIRIGLHSGSCVAGVVGLTMPRYCLFGDTVNTASRMESTGLPYRIHVNLSTVTILRSLNDGYRIEIRGQTELKGKGFEETYWLVGKEDFTKPLPQPPDLKPGADNHGLSQEEVAEYKRRRAEKKAQQLRK, encoded by the exons ATGCCACACATTGCTCTGCAATTCAGAGGCTTTCGGTGGGACTCGTGGAAATATTTCCGTTGCCCTGTTCTCAGGAATAAACGCCAGTCGGCGAGGCTACCCTCTTATCGCTGTACGCTATGGGTCGTTCTGGGGGCTTTGGTGTTCACTTCTGGCGTACAGTGTCAGGTCTTTAAAGTAGGAGTCTTGGGGCCGTGGAGATGCGACCGGCTCTACTCAAAAGCCCTCCCTGCGGTGGCAGCACAGCTGGCAGTGCAGCGGGTCAAAAACGACCCAAGTTTAGACTTGGGCGACGGACTGGACTTCATAGTCCTTCAAGAGACGTGCGAAACGTCGAAGGCCTTGGCCAAGTTCGTGCAGCTGGAGAACGCGTCCGAAGCCTTCGTGGGTCCCGCGAACCCGGGCTACTGCGCCGCCGCCTCGCTTTTTGCGCGGAACTGGGGCAAGCCTATGTTCTCCTGGGCTTGCCTCGATTACCAGCTCGATCGGTCCCAGGGATACACTGCTATCGCCCAGACTTTGCCTTCGGCCATGCGGGTGCTTTTCAGCGTGCTCAGGTACTTCGGCTGGGCGAAAATAGGCATAATCTCTTCCAGGGAGGAAATATGGATGGACACCGCCACAGAACTGGGCAACTCCCTCCGGAGTGCGGGACTTCCGGTGCGCCTGGTGTCGTCCGTGGGGGAGAACTCCACAGAGATGGAAAACACTCTCAGGAAAATCCAACAAACTGGAAATATAAAAG TCATAATCATGTGCATGCAGTCCGTGCTGATTGGCGGAGAGCAGGAGGCGGCCTTCCTGCTGAAAGCCAACGAGATGGGCCTGACGGCCGGGAGCCACGTCTTCCTGCCGTACGACACCCTGCTCTACAGCCTTCCCTACGCCAACGTGACCTACCGGCGGCTGGAGAACGACAGCGCGCTCCGCCAGGCCTACGACGCCGTGCTCACCGTTACCGTGGCGTCGGACATCGCGTCCTTCACGGACGCTTTCGACGCGGCTCAGCGGTCCCGCGAAATTCCCGCGTCCTACGACCCTCAGCAG GTTTCCCCAATCTTCGGAACGGTGTACAACAGTATTTACCTGGTTGCCAAGGCGACGGACAGCGCcaggagggcggggcagagcCTCTCGGTGAGCAACCTGGCCTTCTGCATGCAGAACCTGACCTTCGCGGGGTTCAACCAGAACGTGCGCACGGACGGGCTGGGGAACGTGCTGACGGACTACGTGGTCCTGGACACGGACGGGCTGAGCGGCCAGCTCTACCGCACCCACCGGGTGGACCTGGGCGCCGGCACGCTGTTCGTCACCGGGCCGCCCGTTCACTTCCCGCAgggctcccccccgccccaggacTCCCGCTGCTGGTTCAACATTTACATCCTCTGCGTGGGAG GTGTGGATCTCACCTCCATCATTGTGGCATTCGTGGTCATCGCTGTTCTGGTCGTAATTTCTATTGGTTTGGCTTTCATAATAAG GAGGCGGCTCCAAAGGATTCAGCTTTTTAAAGGGCCCAACAGAATCCTGCTGACTCTGGAAGACCTCACCTTCATCAACCCACAGCACAGCAAGAGG caggTCACCATCGAGGATCTCAGCGACTCGAAAAGCGCGCTGGAGGGAAAGTCCCGGGGTCGAAGCCATTCCATGAACAGCGCTGCCACGGCGACGCACGAGACCTCCAACGTGGCGGTGTACGAG GGCGACTGGGTGTGGTTGAAGAAGTTTCAGGAGGGGCAGTTCAGGGAGATAAAGTCCAGCTCCACAAAGATTTTCACCAAG aTGAGGGATCTCCGAAACGAGAACGTGAACCCGTTCCTGGGGCTCTTCGCGGACGCGGGCGTGTTCGCCGTGGTGACGGAGCACTGCTCTCGCGGAAGCCTCCGGGACCTGCTGGAGAACAGCGACGTCAAACTGGACTGGATGTTCAAGTCCTCCCTCCTCCTGGATCTCATCAAG GGCATGAAGTACCTGCACCACCGCGCGTTCGCCCACGGGCGGCTGACCTCCCGAAACTGCGTGGTGGACGGGCGCTTCGTGCTGAAGATAACCGACTACGGTGTCAGCGAGCTGCTGGAGTCCCAGAAGACCGCTCGGGTGGTGCCTCCGCCCGCAG AGCTGTTCTGGACAGCCCCTGAGCTTCTCAGGGACCTGGAGAACTCAGAGAGGGGAACACTCAAAGGCGATGTGTACAGCTTTGCAATCATACTGCAGGAAGTGGTCGTCCGTGGGCTGCCCtactgcatgctgggactgAACGCCGCAG AGATCATCCGCAAGGTGAAGAAGCCGCCGCCCATGTGCCGGCCCACGGTGGCGCCTGACCAGGCCCCGCTGGAGTGCATCCAGCTGATGAAGCAGTGCTGGAGCGAGCAGCCCGACCGCCGACCCGCGTTCAACGAGATCTTCAACCAG TTCAAGATCATCAACAAAGGCAAGAAGACCAACATCATCGACTCGATGCTGCGCATGCTGGAGCAGTACTCCAGCAACCTGGAGGAGCTGATCCGCGAGAGGAccgaggagctggaggtggagaaGCAGAGGACCGAGAAGCTGCTGTCCGAGATGCTGCCGCC CTCTGTAGCTCACGCTCTGAAAACGGGGGGTGTGGTCGAACCCGAGTACTTTGACCAGGTGACCATCTACTTCAGTGACATTGTGGGGTTCACCACCATCTCCTCGCTCAGCGACCCCATCGAGGTCGTCGACCTTCTCAACGACCTCTACTCGCTTTTTGACGCCGTACTGGCCAACCACGACGTGTACAAG GTGGAGACCATCGGAGACGCTTACATGGTGGCCTCGGGGCTGCCGAAGAGGAACGGGAACAAGCACGCAGCGGAGGTCGCCAACATGTCCCTGAACATCCTCAGCGCTGTGGGCTCTTTCAAAATGCGCCACATGCCAGAGGTGCCCGTCAGGATCCGCATCGGCCTGCACTCAG gtTCCTGTGTTGCGGGAGTTGTAGGTTTGACCATGCCTCGGTATTGCCTGTTTGGAGACACGGTGAACACCGCCTCCCGTATGGAGTCAACTGGGCTGC CCTACAGAATCCACGTGAATCTGAGCACGGTGACGATCCTGCGCTCCCTGAACGACGGCTACCGCATCGAGATCCGCGGCCAGACGGAGCTGAAG gGTAAAGGCTTCGAGGAGACCTACTGGCTGGTGGGCAAGGAGGACTTCACGAAACCCCTGCCACAGCCACCCGACTTAAAACCAGG GGCGGACAACCACGGCCTGTCGCAGGAGGAAGTAGCCGAATACAAGAGAAGACGAGCCGAGAAAAAA GCACAGCAGCTGAGGAAATGA